A window of Ruania suaedae contains these coding sequences:
- a CDS encoding glutaredoxin domain-containing protein gives MSTVPEPGTVLVYTTAWCGYCASLKGRLRSAGIDLTEVDIEQTPAAVAEVERLNGGNRTVPTVIFPDGSSATNPSLAEVERRLAG, from the coding sequence ATGAGCACCGTTCCCGAGCCCGGCACCGTCCTCGTGTACACCACCGCCTGGTGCGGCTACTGCGCCAGCCTGAAAGGCCGGCTGCGTAGCGCCGGGATCGACCTCACCGAGGTCGACATCGAGCAGACCCCCGCAGCGGTGGCCGAGGTCGAGCGGCTCAACGGCGGCAACCGGACCGTCCCCACCGTCATCTTCCCGGACGGGTCATCGGCGACGAACCCGTCGCTGGCGGAGGTCGAGCGACGCCTGGCCGGCTGA
- a CDS encoding ATP-dependent helicase, with protein MTDPDQLLEALDPDQRTVAEQLTGPVCVLAGAGTGKTRAVTYRIAHGVRTGVYNPQTVLAVTFTARAAGEMRTRLRDLGVPGVQARTFHAAALRQLSYFWPSAIGGGVPRIMEHKAPLIGEAAGRLGMSVDRLAIRDLAAEVEWAKVSLVTADDYPRAAAASDRSGVAGFDPTTIARLLSVYEDAKTDRNVIDFEDVLLLTVGILAEREDVADTVRRQYRHFVVDEFQDVSPLQHRLLELWLGGRDDLCVVGDAAQTIYSFTGATARYLTEFSRRYPSATVVRLVRDYRSTPQVVSLANSMLAGAGRFRSSASVDLQAQRPSGPAVRFVAHDDDESEAGAVAARAAELIRSGTPAGEIAVLYRTNAQSEAYEQALSRAGIGYLVRGGERFFSRKEVRDAVVLLRGAVRSQGETPLPEAVRDVLTSAGWAPEPPAARGAVRERWESLNALVQLADDLHTTRGADMGGLVAELTERAAAQHAPMVDGVTLASLHAAKGLEWDAVFLVGVSDGLLPISMAETEDAIAEERRLLYVGITRAREHLELSFSRSRNAGGRGSRRPSRFLDGIWPSDERPPRRRRGKAARAEALASSLTLEDADPEVFERLRVWRAATAQELDKPAFTVLHDSTLVAIAAARPTHMRQLAILRGIGPTKLEAYGAQILAVVRGDAPSQATAQGSVAGAEKEI; from the coding sequence ATGACAGACCCCGATCAGCTCCTCGAGGCGCTCGACCCCGACCAGCGCACCGTGGCCGAACAGCTCACCGGCCCGGTATGCGTGCTCGCGGGCGCCGGGACGGGCAAGACCCGCGCCGTCACCTACCGGATCGCCCACGGGGTCCGTACCGGTGTGTACAACCCGCAGACGGTGCTGGCGGTGACGTTCACCGCTCGCGCGGCCGGGGAGATGCGGACCCGGCTGCGTGACCTCGGCGTGCCGGGCGTGCAGGCCCGCACCTTCCATGCCGCAGCGCTGCGGCAGCTGTCCTACTTCTGGCCCAGTGCCATCGGTGGCGGGGTGCCGCGCATCATGGAGCACAAGGCCCCGTTGATCGGCGAGGCAGCCGGACGCCTGGGCATGTCGGTGGACCGGCTGGCGATCCGCGACCTCGCGGCCGAGGTGGAGTGGGCGAAGGTCTCGCTCGTGACCGCCGACGACTACCCCCGTGCCGCCGCCGCCTCCGACCGCAGCGGGGTCGCCGGATTCGATCCCACGACGATCGCCCGGCTGCTCTCGGTCTACGAGGACGCCAAGACCGACCGCAACGTCATCGACTTCGAGGACGTGCTGCTGCTCACCGTGGGCATCCTGGCCGAGCGGGAGGACGTCGCGGACACGGTTCGCCGGCAGTACCGGCACTTCGTGGTGGATGAGTTCCAGGACGTCTCGCCGCTGCAGCACCGGCTGCTGGAACTGTGGCTCGGCGGCCGGGACGACCTGTGCGTGGTGGGGGACGCCGCCCAGACCATCTACTCGTTCACCGGAGCCACCGCGCGGTACCTGACGGAGTTCTCCCGGCGGTACCCGAGCGCGACCGTGGTCCGGCTGGTGCGCGACTACCGATCGACTCCGCAGGTGGTCTCGCTGGCCAACTCCATGCTGGCCGGGGCGGGCCGGTTCCGCTCCAGCGCCTCCGTCGACCTGCAGGCGCAACGGCCCTCCGGCCCCGCGGTGCGGTTCGTGGCCCACGATGACGACGAGTCCGAGGCCGGTGCCGTGGCGGCGCGTGCCGCCGAGCTCATCCGCAGCGGCACCCCCGCCGGCGAGATCGCCGTGCTGTACCGCACGAACGCCCAGTCCGAGGCCTACGAGCAGGCCCTCAGCCGCGCGGGGATCGGGTACCTGGTCCGCGGCGGTGAACGCTTCTTCTCCCGCAAGGAGGTGCGTGACGCCGTCGTGCTCCTGCGCGGTGCGGTGCGCAGCCAGGGCGAGACACCGCTGCCGGAGGCGGTGCGGGACGTGCTCACGAGCGCCGGATGGGCGCCGGAGCCACCGGCGGCGCGGGGGGCCGTGCGCGAACGGTGGGAGTCGCTGAACGCCCTGGTGCAGCTGGCCGACGACCTGCACACCACGCGCGGGGCCGACATGGGCGGGCTGGTCGCCGAGCTGACGGAGCGGGCCGCGGCCCAGCACGCGCCGATGGTCGACGGCGTCACTCTCGCCTCGCTGCACGCTGCGAAGGGCCTGGAGTGGGATGCCGTCTTCCTGGTCGGCGTCTCCGACGGACTGCTGCCGATCTCCATGGCCGAGACCGAGGACGCGATCGCCGAGGAGCGGCGCCTGCTGTACGTGGGCATCACCCGTGCCCGGGAGCACCTCGAGCTCTCCTTCTCGCGCTCCCGCAATGCGGGTGGGCGGGGCAGCCGGCGACCGTCCCGGTTCCTCGACGGCATCTGGCCCAGCGACGAGCGCCCGCCGCGGCGCCGGCGCGGCAAGGCGGCCCGGGCCGAGGCACTGGCCTCCTCGCTCACCCTGGAGGATGCCGACCCCGAGGTCTTCGAGCGCCTGCGGGTCTGGCGCGCCGCGACCGCTCAGGAGCTGGACAAACCGGCGTTCACGGTCCTGCATGACAGCACCCTCGTGGCGATCGCCGCCGCGCGGCCCACCCACATGCGTCAGCTCGCCATCCTGCGTGGGATCGGGCCGACCAAGCTGGAGGCCTACGGCGCCCAGATCCTCGCCGTCGTGCGCGGCGATGCACCGAGCCAGGCCACTGCCCAGGGGTCGGTGGCGGGTGCTGAGAAAGAAATCTGA
- a CDS encoding WhiB family transcriptional regulator: MPGPIPGSPTMPQEHLVQYTSVLDHQSRGGSATAWSFPSSPVDLTTTDDQPLPCQDTSTQDLWFAERTDEVEHAKALCASCPLRAECLAGALERREPWGVWGGEVFVDGEMVARKRGRGRPRKNDPYAPPPSRSTSAA, translated from the coding sequence ATGCCCGGTCCCATCCCCGGCTCACCCACCATGCCTCAGGAGCATCTCGTGCAGTACACCTCAGTTCTCGACCATCAATCGCGCGGTGGCTCGGCGACTGCTTGGAGCTTCCCGTCCAGTCCCGTCGATCTGACCACCACCGACGACCAACCCCTGCCCTGCCAGGACACCTCCACCCAGGACCTCTGGTTCGCCGAGCGCACCGACGAGGTCGAGCACGCCAAGGCACTGTGCGCCTCCTGCCCGCTGCGGGCCGAGTGCCTCGCGGGTGCCCTCGAGCGGCGCGAGCCCTGGGGCGTGTGGGGCGGTGAGGTCTTCGTCGACGGTGAGATGGTGGCTCGCAAGCGCGGCCGTGGCCGCCCCCGCAAGAACGACCCGTACGCGCCGCCCCCCTCACGCAGTACCTCTGCTGCGTGA
- the rhmD gene encoding L-rhamnonate dehydratase: MSTPTITRITASTVRGGGADYHDQDVPHWIDDHIATPMAKYPQYRQSRKSFGLNVLGTLVVEVEASDGSTGFAVTTGGVPAAWIIENHLARFVEGARVTDLERIWDQMYLSSLYYGRKGLVLNAISGVDLALWDLLGQVRQEPVYQLLGGPVRDELVFYATGARPDVARELGFIGGKMPLQHGPAEGEAGMRATLEHLAHMRSLVGEDFWLMLDCWMSLDLDYATRLTHRAGELGLRWVEEALLPDDYWGYAELRRRVPTGMMVTTGEHEAGRHGFRMLLEMGCADLLQPDVGWCGGLTELIRIGALADAHGVPVVPHGSSVYSYHYVLTRHNSPFAEFIMMAPGADEIVPMFTPLLLDEPVPERGRLVVPDRPGFGVRLNPECELSRPFTH, from the coding sequence ATGAGCACACCCACGATCACCCGGATCACGGCCTCCACCGTGCGAGGCGGCGGCGCCGATTACCACGATCAGGACGTCCCGCACTGGATCGATGACCACATCGCGACCCCGATGGCGAAGTATCCGCAGTACCGGCAGAGCCGCAAGAGCTTCGGGCTCAACGTCCTCGGGACGCTGGTGGTCGAGGTCGAGGCCTCCGACGGGTCCACCGGGTTCGCCGTCACGACCGGAGGGGTGCCGGCGGCCTGGATCATCGAGAACCATCTCGCTCGGTTCGTCGAAGGCGCCCGGGTCACCGACCTGGAGCGAATCTGGGATCAGATGTATCTGTCGTCGCTGTACTACGGCCGCAAGGGACTCGTCCTCAACGCCATCAGCGGCGTGGATCTGGCGCTGTGGGACCTGCTCGGCCAGGTTCGGCAGGAGCCTGTCTACCAGCTTCTCGGCGGTCCCGTGCGCGACGAGCTGGTCTTCTACGCGACCGGAGCCCGGCCGGACGTGGCGCGCGAACTGGGATTCATCGGCGGGAAGATGCCGTTGCAGCACGGCCCCGCTGAGGGTGAGGCGGGGATGCGCGCCACGCTCGAGCACCTCGCGCACATGCGCAGCCTGGTCGGCGAGGACTTCTGGCTCATGCTGGACTGCTGGATGTCGCTGGATCTGGACTACGCCACCCGGCTGACCCACCGGGCGGGCGAGCTGGGGCTGCGCTGGGTCGAGGAGGCGCTCCTGCCGGACGACTACTGGGGCTACGCCGAGCTACGACGCAGGGTCCCGACGGGGATGATGGTCACCACGGGCGAGCACGAGGCCGGCAGGCACGGGTTCCGGATGCTGCTGGAGATGGGGTGCGCGGACCTGCTTCAGCCGGACGTGGGCTGGTGCGGTGGCCTGACGGAACTGATCCGGATCGGTGCGCTCGCCGACGCGCACGGCGTGCCCGTCGTCCCGCACGGCTCCAGCGTGTACAGCTACCACTACGTCCTCACGCGCCACAACAGCCCGTTCGCCGAGTTCATCATGATGGCTCCAGGCGCGGACGAGATCGTCCCCATGTTCACTCCACTGCTGCTGGACGAGCCGGTACCCGAACGAGGTCGTCTCGTCGTCCCGGACCGCCCTGGCTTCGGCGTGCGGCTGAACCCCGAGTGCGAGCTGTCAAGGCCGTTCACCCACTGA
- a CDS encoding zinc-dependent alcohol dehydrogenase, with the protein MKALVYRGPWTLAVETMADPEPGAQEVLIRVVATGICGSDIHGYTGENGRRHPGQVMGHETVGRIAGLGSGVSGMEIGALVTVNPVIACGDCPVCEAGSEQWCASRTVIGVDRDYPSAFAELLRAPARNVIVLPETIPAQYGALVEPLAVGYHAARRGGCREQDRVLVLGGGPIGQAAALAARRLGARSVVVSEPAPARRALIAGLGLEAIHPERLSSDAVAALGGPPTLVLDAVGTSRTLEDALTISALGARIVLVGMNAPTVEIGAYAVSTGERSVIGSFCYSAAHFRETAEWVGTSPPELATLIDAHTDLAGAPAAFDSLARGESGASKVLVHLEDVPHHAGVHP; encoded by the coding sequence ATGAAGGCGTTGGTCTACCGGGGCCCGTGGACGCTTGCGGTCGAGACCATGGCCGATCCTGAGCCCGGGGCACAGGAGGTGCTCATCCGGGTGGTGGCGACCGGGATCTGCGGCTCGGACATCCATGGCTACACCGGTGAGAACGGTCGGCGCCATCCGGGTCAAGTCATGGGGCACGAGACCGTCGGCCGGATCGCCGGCCTGGGCTCCGGCGTGAGCGGGATGGAGATCGGCGCGCTGGTGACGGTGAACCCGGTGATCGCCTGCGGCGACTGCCCGGTATGCGAGGCGGGCAGCGAACAGTGGTGCGCGAGCCGCACGGTCATCGGCGTGGATCGGGACTACCCCTCGGCCTTCGCCGAGCTGCTGCGCGCCCCGGCCCGCAACGTCATCGTGCTGCCCGAGACGATTCCTGCGCAGTACGGCGCCCTGGTCGAACCCCTGGCGGTCGGGTATCACGCCGCCCGGCGCGGCGGCTGCCGGGAGCAGGACCGGGTCCTGGTCCTGGGCGGCGGCCCGATCGGCCAGGCGGCCGCGCTCGCGGCACGTAGGCTCGGGGCGCGCAGCGTCGTCGTCTCCGAACCCGCGCCGGCTCGCCGGGCCCTGATCGCGGGCCTGGGCCTGGAAGCCATCCACCCCGAACGCCTCAGCAGCGACGCGGTGGCGGCGCTGGGCGGTCCGCCCACCCTCGTGCTCGACGCGGTCGGCACCAGCCGCACGCTCGAGGATGCGCTGACGATCTCGGCTCTCGGGGCCCGGATCGTGCTGGTCGGGATGAACGCACCCACGGTCGAGATCGGCGCCTACGCCGTGAGCACCGGGGAGCGGAGCGTGATCGGGAGCTTCTGCTACTCGGCGGCGCACTTCCGCGAGACGGCGGAGTGGGTGGGGACGAGCCCGCCCGAGCTGGCCACCCTCATCGACGCTCACACCGACCTCGCCGGAGCGCCGGCGGCGTTCGACTCGCTCGCCCGCGGCGAGTCCGGCGCGAGCAAGGTTCTCGTCCATCTCGAGGACGTCCCCCACCACGCAGGAGTGCACCCATGA
- a CDS encoding IclR family transcriptional regulator, giving the protein MTQGQTSEPVKSADRALTVLDHIGERRSVTFADLVADLGLPRSSAHGLLRTLVARGWLDLDPRTREYTLGLRVWQLGQRYLGHRDLASVAAPIMDDLAQEIGETVQLARLDGIGSVYIAISEGPRPMRLASSVGMQLHAHGTGIGKALLSQLPDDEMRRRLTGVVLPQFTERTVTEPGRLCTLIGQVRDQGFALDDEEYLPGCRCVAVPLLLSGALGHPIAALSTTAPVFRCGDDWPERPLLALRRGAALIRDRLGG; this is encoded by the coding sequence ATGACCCAGGGACAGACGAGCGAACCGGTCAAGTCCGCCGACCGCGCGCTGACCGTGCTCGACCACATCGGAGAGCGCAGATCGGTCACCTTCGCCGACCTCGTCGCCGACCTCGGCCTTCCCCGGTCCAGCGCCCACGGCCTGCTGCGCACGCTGGTCGCCCGAGGGTGGCTGGATCTGGACCCGCGCACCCGCGAGTACACCCTGGGCCTGCGCGTCTGGCAGCTCGGACAGCGCTACCTGGGCCACCGCGACCTCGCCTCGGTGGCCGCGCCGATCATGGATGACCTCGCCCAGGAGATCGGCGAGACAGTTCAGCTCGCCAGGCTCGACGGGATAGGAAGTGTCTACATCGCAATCAGCGAGGGTCCCCGCCCGATGCGCCTGGCCTCGTCGGTGGGGATGCAGCTCCACGCGCACGGAACCGGCATCGGCAAGGCGCTGCTCAGCCAGCTCCCCGACGACGAGATGCGCCGGCGGCTGACGGGCGTCGTCCTCCCGCAGTTCACCGAGCGCACGGTCACCGAGCCGGGCCGGCTGTGCACTCTGATCGGGCAGGTACGGGACCAGGGTTTCGCTCTCGACGACGAGGAGTACCTGCCGGGCTGCCGGTGCGTGGCCGTCCCGCTCCTGCTTTCTGGTGCGCTGGGGCACCCGATCGCCGCGCTGTCCACCACCGCGCCGGTGTTCCGATGCGGGGATGACTGGCCGGAGCGGCCGTTGCTCGCCCTCCGACGGGGTGCGGCGCTGATCAGGGACCGGCTCGGCGGCTGA
- a CDS encoding thiamine biosynthesis protein ThiF: MRLRPGFEVFWRERGASQLGLDPRCALRLEGLSDAEQRLVDEIPRVLDVATLRQRGNQLGVPRRRVAALLGRVQESNLLTDRPHGCDQDPDAAYWHRAAAGGLTRPADRAQAVVEVRGLDRLGLRLALIAAEAGAGTVLVRDETVVRAEDVSPGLYRPVDVGRCRERIAVSLIRAAVPSVRMSAPASVRPDLVVLVRPDVVDPVPVRALMREDVPHLCVVTGELAVTVGPLVRPGLSACTRCLDLYRCDEDERWPALATQAAARRPHGPETSLAWSGAALAAQMLLAAVDGRQVQAEGATLELTGWQAVPVERRWDPHPECGCTQTSLERSPQERGTREGVRTPAAPWVTMHR, encoded by the coding sequence ATGCGACTACGACCAGGTTTCGAGGTCTTCTGGCGCGAGCGCGGGGCAAGCCAGCTCGGGCTCGATCCACGCTGCGCGCTACGGCTGGAGGGGCTCAGCGATGCCGAGCAGCGCCTCGTGGACGAGATCCCCCGGGTGCTCGATGTGGCAACACTGCGCCAACGCGGCAACCAGCTGGGGGTACCACGCCGCCGGGTGGCGGCGCTGCTCGGGCGCGTCCAGGAGTCCAACCTGCTCACGGACCGGCCGCACGGATGCGACCAGGATCCGGATGCAGCGTACTGGCACCGCGCGGCGGCGGGTGGGCTCACCCGGCCGGCGGACCGGGCCCAGGCCGTGGTCGAGGTGCGCGGGCTGGACCGGCTCGGCCTGCGCCTGGCTCTCATTGCCGCGGAGGCCGGCGCCGGTACGGTGCTCGTGCGCGATGAGACGGTGGTCCGCGCCGAGGACGTCTCCCCCGGCCTCTACCGCCCGGTCGACGTCGGCCGGTGCCGCGAGCGCATCGCCGTCAGTCTCATCCGGGCGGCAGTGCCGTCCGTGCGCATGAGCGCCCCGGCGTCGGTCCGGCCGGACCTGGTGGTGCTGGTGCGCCCGGACGTCGTCGACCCCGTGCCGGTCCGGGCCCTGATGCGGGAGGACGTGCCACACCTGTGCGTGGTCACGGGCGAGCTGGCGGTCACCGTCGGGCCGCTGGTACGACCGGGCCTGAGCGCGTGCACCCGCTGCCTGGACCTGTACCGCTGCGATGAGGACGAGCGGTGGCCGGCACTGGCCACCCAGGCCGCGGCCCGCAGGCCGCACGGGCCCGAGACCTCGCTGGCCTGGTCCGGCGCCGCCCTGGCCGCGCAGATGCTGCTGGCCGCTGTGGACGGCCGGCAGGTGCAGGCGGAGGGAGCCACGCTGGAGCTGACCGGCTGGCAGGCGGTACCGGTAGAACGCCGGTGGGACCCCCACCCCGAGTGCGGCTGCACGCAGACCAGCCTGGAGCGCAGTCCCCAGGAGCGCGGCACCCGGGAAGGCGTGCGCACCCCCGCGGCGCCGTGGGTGACAATGCACAGATGA
- a CDS encoding M48 metallopeptidase family protein yields the protein MRGREQTREIDGVTVLVRRSSRRRKTVSAFREGGRTVVAIPGRFSRAEEEAWVRRMLERLAAGDRRRSPDAEALTARARDLVERYLDPRAHPASVAWVGNQGSRWGSCSPDSASIRISERVRGMPGWVLDYVLLHELAHLIEPGHDEKFWALLERYPLTERARGFLLGVTHAEDG from the coding sequence GTGAGAGGTCGTGAGCAGACGCGCGAGATCGACGGCGTCACCGTGCTGGTGCGGCGCAGCAGCCGACGACGCAAGACCGTCTCCGCCTTCCGGGAGGGTGGCCGGACGGTGGTGGCCATCCCCGGCCGGTTCAGCCGAGCCGAGGAAGAGGCCTGGGTGCGCCGGATGCTCGAGCGGCTGGCGGCCGGTGACCGGCGCCGCAGCCCGGATGCCGAGGCGCTGACGGCGCGCGCCCGTGACCTGGTGGAGCGCTACCTCGATCCGAGAGCCCATCCGGCGTCAGTGGCCTGGGTCGGCAACCAGGGCTCCCGGTGGGGCTCGTGCAGCCCCGACTCGGCGAGCATCCGCATCTCCGAGCGGGTGCGCGGGATGCCCGGCTGGGTGCTCGACTACGTGCTCCTGCACGAGCTGGCCCATCTGATCGAACCCGGGCACGACGAGAAGTTCTGGGCGCTGCTGGAGCGCTACCCGCTGACGGAGCGGGCGCGCGGTTTCCTGCTGGGGGTGACCCACGCCGAGGACGGCTGA
- a CDS encoding zinc-dependent metalloprotease has translation MADENARESLRRMLEQVLGADGAEEAMRAFEASGIDPEQLAGAGMPTDPAQLQAAMAQMQQLMTSGNDPDAQWRMAKDVARQAAHAQGDASVSSADAARVRSALSVADLWLDAATELAPSGGKPTAASRADWVERTLPTWRVVAEPVGSSVAEALATTLEGEDPGSGAMPIPGVDISAMMRTLGAASFAMQVGQGAGTLAREVFGGTDVGLPLLSEPGLMLVPANVSAFAEGLDAPEDEVWHFLAVREAAHARLFAHVPWLRSHLFGAVEEYARNIEIDLEQMEEAVRSIDPTDMQQLREALSGGIFSPQRTPAQERALLRLETTLALVEGWVEEVTAAATAPHLPHAVPLREMLRRRRAAGGPAEDTFRSLVGLELRPRRARDAATLWALVAREQGIEGRDDLWSHPDVFPTDTDLDAPGEFLTRRAAEAIADSEMDAALEAMLDGEDPGRQEPGRD, from the coding sequence ATGGCCGACGAGAACGCGCGGGAATCGCTGCGACGGATGCTCGAGCAGGTACTGGGTGCCGACGGTGCGGAGGAGGCGATGCGAGCCTTCGAGGCGAGCGGTATCGATCCCGAGCAGCTCGCCGGGGCGGGGATGCCCACCGATCCGGCCCAGCTGCAGGCCGCGATGGCCCAGATGCAGCAGCTGATGACCTCCGGCAACGACCCGGACGCCCAGTGGCGGATGGCCAAGGACGTCGCCCGGCAGGCCGCGCACGCGCAGGGCGATGCGAGCGTGAGTTCCGCCGACGCCGCCCGGGTGCGCTCGGCGCTGTCGGTGGCCGACCTGTGGCTGGACGCTGCGACGGAGCTGGCGCCGTCGGGCGGGAAGCCCACCGCCGCCTCGCGTGCCGACTGGGTCGAACGCACCCTGCCCACGTGGCGGGTGGTCGCCGAGCCCGTCGGTTCGTCCGTGGCGGAGGCGCTCGCGACCACGCTGGAGGGTGAGGACCCGGGCAGCGGGGCGATGCCGATCCCCGGGGTCGACATCTCGGCCATGATGCGCACGCTCGGCGCTGCCAGTTTCGCCATGCAGGTCGGCCAGGGTGCCGGCACGCTCGCCCGGGAGGTCTTCGGCGGCACGGACGTCGGGCTCCCTCTGCTGTCCGAACCCGGTCTGATGCTCGTGCCCGCGAACGTGAGCGCGTTCGCCGAGGGGCTGGACGCACCCGAGGACGAGGTGTGGCATTTCCTGGCGGTCCGCGAAGCGGCCCACGCGCGCCTGTTCGCGCACGTGCCGTGGCTGCGCTCGCACCTGTTCGGTGCCGTGGAGGAGTACGCGCGCAACATCGAGATCGACCTGGAGCAGATGGAGGAGGCCGTCCGCAGCATCGATCCGACCGACATGCAGCAGCTCCGGGAGGCGCTCTCCGGGGGCATCTTCTCCCCGCAGCGCACGCCCGCCCAGGAGCGTGCCCTGCTCCGGCTCGAGACCACGCTCGCGCTGGTGGAGGGCTGGGTCGAGGAGGTGACGGCCGCCGCCACCGCACCGCATCTGCCGCACGCGGTCCCCCTGCGGGAGATGCTGCGCCGCCGCCGGGCCGCCGGCGGCCCGGCGGAGGACACCTTCCGCTCGTTGGTGGGTCTGGAGCTGCGCCCGCGGCGGGCCCGCGACGCCGCGACGTTGTGGGCGCTGGTGGCTCGCGAGCAGGGGATCGAGGGGCGCGACGACCTGTGGTCTCACCCGGACGTCTTCCCCACCGACACCGACCTCGACGCGCCGGGCGAGTTCCTCACCCGGCGCGCGGCGGAGGCGATCGCCGACTCCGAGATGGACGCGGCACTGGAGGCCATGCTCGACGGCGAGGACCCGGGGCGGCAGGAGCCCGGCCGGGACTGA
- a CDS encoding YlbL family protein gives MSELGTSVRRRRVLDRIGTRSITMTVAGAATLGLLLVMLLSPVPYAVQGAGPTFDALGSVEDVELISVSGTQTYPTSGELLLTTVTTAGGPGFPVDAGSVVRGWLDPGRRVLPVEAVIDPDVTAQEQDRIAQQQMTSSQENATVAALTSLGYEVPAELTIVGADPSMSADGVVREGDVITAITVGSERTDVPSYQHLADVLASTAPGTAVTLEVRRDGETADLELVTSDNGTGSSVLGVFLDADFTYPVDVHIQIDNVGGPSAGTMFALGIVDELTEGELTGGHVVAGTGTIDIQGAIGPIGGITLKMHAAERDGAEYFLVPAANCAEAVQDVPRGLGVVRVSSLAEARDAVEAIGQDRTEHLPTC, from the coding sequence ATGTCTGAGCTGGGAACGAGTGTGCGGCGGCGCCGCGTGCTGGATCGGATCGGCACCCGTTCGATCACGATGACCGTGGCAGGCGCTGCCACGCTGGGCCTGCTCCTGGTGATGCTGCTCTCACCGGTGCCCTATGCGGTCCAGGGTGCCGGGCCGACCTTCGATGCATTGGGCTCGGTGGAGGACGTCGAGCTCATCAGCGTTTCCGGCACGCAGACCTATCCGACCAGCGGGGAGTTGCTGCTGACCACCGTCACCACCGCCGGCGGCCCGGGCTTCCCCGTCGACGCCGGCAGTGTGGTGCGGGGCTGGCTCGACCCCGGCCGCCGCGTGCTCCCGGTCGAGGCCGTCATCGACCCGGACGTCACGGCGCAGGAGCAGGACCGCATCGCCCAGCAGCAGATGACCAGCTCGCAGGAGAACGCGACCGTCGCCGCTCTCACCTCCCTGGGCTACGAGGTGCCCGCCGAGCTGACCATCGTCGGCGCCGACCCGTCGATGAGCGCTGACGGCGTGGTCCGCGAGGGCGACGTGATCACCGCGATCACGGTCGGCTCGGAGCGCACCGACGTGCCCAGCTACCAGCACCTCGCGGACGTCCTCGCGAGCACGGCCCCCGGGACAGCCGTGACCCTCGAGGTCCGGCGGGACGGCGAGACCGCCGACCTGGAACTGGTCACCTCCGACAACGGCACCGGGTCCAGTGTCCTCGGGGTCTTCCTCGACGCCGACTTCACCTATCCGGTGGACGTGCACATCCAGATCGACAACGTCGGCGGACCCAGCGCCGGCACGATGTTCGCGCTCGGCATCGTCGACGAGCTGACCGAGGGGGAGCTGACGGGCGGGCACGTCGTGGCCGGTACCGGCACGATCGACATCCAGGGCGCGATCGGGCCGATCGGCGGGATCACGCTGAAGATGCATGCTGCCGAGCGCGACGGCGCCGAGTACTTCCTCGTTCCCGCAGCCAACTGCGCCGAGGCCGTGCAGGACGTGCCGCGCGGGCTCGGGGTCGTGCGGGTGAGCAGCCTGGCCGAGGCGAGGGACGCCGTCGAGGCCATCGGCCAGGACCGCACGGAGCATCTGCCGACCTGCTGA
- a CDS encoding PPA1309 family protein — protein sequence MTSELSARSRALAVATTEIERHVAARGWDAEIAVFSLVRTSEILATSPQLAHELPEGAGQDPEHLTSIEQDGLPAADALEELLAQLAWPETVDGAAIVVERMVVPPEAEAQMPTDPDEGLQFLLAHPDRQDVRIAVGVLRSGETWCALRSRANDSDDAIGGGPDAVPGLAQALAATLA from the coding sequence ATGACCTCTGAGCTGAGCGCCCGCTCCCGCGCCCTCGCCGTGGCCACGACCGAGATCGAACGGCACGTCGCCGCCCGCGGCTGGGACGCCGAGATCGCCGTGTTCTCGCTGGTGCGCACCAGCGAGATCCTGGCCACCAGCCCCCAGCTCGCCCACGAGCTTCCCGAGGGCGCCGGGCAGGATCCCGAGCACTTGACCTCGATCGAGCAGGACGGGTTGCCGGCCGCGGACGCTCTGGAGGAGCTGCTCGCCCAGCTCGCGTGGCCGGAGACCGTGGACGGCGCGGCCATCGTGGTCGAGCGCATGGTCGTCCCCCCGGAGGCCGAGGCGCAGATGCCGACCGACCCCGACGAGGGCCTGCAGTTCCTCCTCGCCCACCCCGACCGCCAGGACGTGCGTATCGCCGTCGGGGTGTTGCGCAGTGGTGAGACCTGGTGCGCGCTGCGCTCACGCGCGAACGACTCCGACGACGCGATCGGCGGCGGGCCCGACGCCGTGCCCGGCCTGGCGCAGGCCCTCGCGGCCACCCTCGCCTGA